The genomic window GCCGCTCAACGCCCGCTTCACCCGGGTCTGCACGGACTGGCAGCTGCGGCCCACCCGCGCCGACCCCCTCGCCGCCAACGACCACTCCGACCGGCGGTGGGACGAGCGGGTCCTGCGCGCCCTCGGCACGCTCGGTCGGGAGCTGACCGCGGCGACGGCCGCGCTCGCCGGCCGCCTGCAGCGCTTCGACGGGTACGCCCCGCGGTACACCTCGGCGCTGGCGCGGGTCGACGGCGGGCAGTGGCAGTACGTCGCCGGCCCCGGCATCGAGTCCTGCCACACCGTGTGGATGCAGCTGCACGAGGACCTGCTGGCCACGCTGGGCATCGACCGCGGCAGCGAGGGCTGACCGTCGGCGGGGCGTGGCACGCTCGCGCCATGACGACGGCGACGCCCGGGGAGGTCGCGCTGCTGCGCCTGGTCGCCCAGCGGGTGGCCGGCCCGCCGTTCCCCGACGCCGCGGCGGCGGTGCGCGGGCTGCTCGCCGTCCAGGGACAGGACTGGCCGGGCGCGGTCACGTCCGTGGCGCTGCGCACCGCCGGCCGCTCGCGCGCCGGGGTGGAGGCGGCGCTGGACGCCGGCGACGTCGTCCGGTCCTGGCCGATGCGCGGCACGCTGCACCTCACCGCCGCCGAGGACCTGCCCTGGATGCTCGACCTGCTCGGCCCCCGGGTGCTGGCCGGCGCGGCGAAGCGGAGGGCCGTCGTCGGGCTGACCGAGGACGACCTCGAGCGCTCGCGCGGGGTCGCCGTCGCCGCGCTCACCGGCGGCCGGCGGCTCGGGCGCAGGGAGCTGCTGGCGGTCCTCGCCGACGGCGGGTGCGACGTCGCGGGCCAGAAGGGCTACCACACGCTCTGGTACCTCTCGCAGACCGCGACCCTGGTGCTGGGCCCGGTCGAGGCAGGCGACCAGGCGTTCGTGCTGCTCGACGAGTGGGTGCCCGCGCCGCGGCGGCTGGACCGCGAGGAGGCGCTGGCCGAGCTGGCGCTGCGCTACTTCACCGGGCACGGGCCGGCCACGGTCGCCGACCTGGTGCGCTGGGCGGGCACCACCGTCCGCGACGCCCGCGCCGGGCTGGCGGCCGTCCGGGACCGGCTCGCCGCCGTCGACGTCGACGGCACCGAGATGCTCATGGACCCGGAGACGCCGGAGCGGCTGGCCACCTGCCGCGACGACGCCGCGGGGCTGCACCTGCTGCCCGGCTTCGACGAGGTCGTCCTCGGCTACGCCGACCGCACGTGCACGGTGCCGGCCGAGCACGCCGACCGCATCGTGCCCGGTGGCAACGGGGTCTTCCGGCCGACCGTCGTCACGGGCGGTCGGGCGGTCGGGACCTGGCGGTGGACGGGCACGGGCGGGCGGCGGACGGTGACGGCCGAGCCGTTCACCGCCTTCCCCGACGGCGTCGCCGACCGCGTGCCCGCGCTGGCCGCGCAGCTCCCCTAGCGGCGCGGTCGCCGGGCGGGGGACGGGAGCGCAGGGTGGGGGCATGGAGTACGTGCGCCTGGGCGCCACCGGCCTGGAGGTCTCGCGGATCTGCCTGGGGATGATGAGCTTCGGTGAACCGGAGCGCGGGATGACGCCGTGGAGCCTGCCCGAGGACGAGGCGCTCCCGCTGATCCGCAAGGCGCTCGAGGCCGGCGTCACCTTCCTCGACACCGCCAACGTCTACTCGGCCGGCGGCAGCGAGGAGATCACCGGGAAGGCCGTCCGCGAGTTCACCACCCGCGACGACGTCGTCCTGGCCACCAAGGTGCACGGCCGGATGCGCCCGGGCCCCAACGGCGGCGGGCTGTCGCGCGTGGCGATCCTGCGCGAGCTCGAGGCGAGCCTGCGGCGGCTGCAGGTCGACCACGTCGACCTCTACCAGATCCACCGCTGGGACCCGGCCACGCCGATCGAGGAGACCCTCGAGGCGCTGGACGCGTGCGTGCGCAGCGGCAAGGTCCGCTACCTCGGCGCCAGCAGCATGTGGGCCTGGCAGTTCGGCAAGGCGCTGCACCTGGCCGGCGAGCACGGCTGGCACCGCTTCGTGTCGATGCAGGACCACTACAACCTGCTCAACCGCGAGGAGGAGCGGGAGATGCTGCCGCTGTGCGCCGACCAGGGCGTCGGCGTCATCCCGTGGAGCCCGCTGGCCCGCGGCCGGCTCACCCGCGACTGGGAGGAGACGACGAACCGGTCGGAGAACGACGCGTTCGGCGGCCGTCTCTACGACGAGCGCAGCGACCGCTCGATCGTGGAGCGGGTGGCCGAGGTGGCCCGCGGGCGCGGCGTCGCGCGGGCGCAGGTGGCGCTGGCCTGACTGCTGGCCAAGCCGGTGGTCACCGCGCCGATCGTCGGGGGCACGAAGGCCGCACACCTCGACGACGCCGTCGCCGCGGTCGGCCTGTCCCTCACCGACGAGGAGGTCGCCCGCCTCGAGGAGCCGTACCGGCCGCACGCCGTCGTCGGCTTCTGAGCCGCCGGTACTCGCGCAGCACGAGCACGACGACCGCGAGGTCGAGGGCGGCCGCGGCCCACATGGACCACGCGTCCCGCTCCACCGCCCGGTACACCTCGTAGGCGCAGAACACGCCGAGGACGCCGGCGGCGAGCGGGTACGCGGGCAGCACCTGCCGCAGCAGCGCGACGACCAGGCCGAGCTTCACCAGGCCGTGCAGGGTCAGGTACAGCACCGCGAACGTCCGGTCGCCACCGCTGAGCGCCGCCTCCCCCGCGGCGAAGCGCTCGGCCAGGGCGCCGTGCGGGCTGCCCAGCAGGTGGTGCTCGACGACCCACCGGGGAAGGCCGTCCAGCTCCCGGGGGCCCACCACCAGCAGCGCCAGGCCCGCGAGCAGCTCGACCGCGCCGTCGAGTCCCTTGAGGAACAGCGCGGCGCGCAGGAGCCGGTCGGTCGTCGTGCCCGGCATCGTCGCGGAGCCGGGCGGGGCGCGTCCAGGACCGCCGGCCGGCTACCTCTTCCGCTCGACCAGGAAGACGGGGATGACCCGGTCGGTCCTCTGCTGGTACTCGGCGTAGGGCGGGTAGGCGGCCACCGCGCGCTCCCACCACTGCGCCTTCTCCTCACCGGTGATCTCGCGGGCGACGCCGTCCCAGGGCTCGGGGCCGTCCTGCACGCTCACCTGGTCGGGGTGCTTCCGCAGGTTGGCCACCCACGCCGGGTCCCTCGGCGCGCCCCCCTGGGAGCCGACCATCGCGTAGACGCCGTCCTTCTCGACCCGCATGAGCGGCTGCTTGCGGACCTTCCCCGTGGTGGCGCCGCGCGTGGTGAAGATCACCACGGGCAGGCCGGTGTCGCGCAGCGTGTTCGCCTCGCGGCCGCCGGTGGCCTCGTAGCGCTCGACCTGGTCGCGGACCCACTGCTCCGGACTGGGCTCGTACTCCCCCTCGACTGGCATGACCCGACCGTAGGGCGGTGCGGCGGGTCGCGCCGCTCAGCGGGCGTCGACGGTGTGCGGGACGAAGAAGCTCAGGTTGTCGGTGATGAGCCCGTCGCTCTCG from Geodermatophilus normandii includes these protein-coding regions:
- a CDS encoding transcriptional regulator; translated protein: MPAAASDVDDLVLHGPRVLGFASTGRIAAHYGLDPDDVEDHLLGHGARGWVGTASFDGTSGWFLTAEGRAEDERRMSAELERTGAREIAGAAYADFLPLNARFTRVCTDWQLRPTRADPLAANDHSDRRWDERVLRALGTLGRELTAATAALAGRLQRFDGYAPRYTSALARVDGGQWQYVAGPGIESCHTVWMQLHEDLLATLGIDRGSEG
- a CDS encoding winged helix DNA-binding domain-containing protein — protein: MTTATPGEVALLRLVAQRVAGPPFPDAAAAVRGLLAVQGQDWPGAVTSVALRTAGRSRAGVEAALDAGDVVRSWPMRGTLHLTAAEDLPWMLDLLGPRVLAGAAKRRAVVGLTEDDLERSRGVAVAALTGGRRLGRRELLAVLADGGCDVAGQKGYHTLWYLSQTATLVLGPVEAGDQAFVLLDEWVPAPRRLDREEALAELALRYFTGHGPATVADLVRWAGTTVRDARAGLAAVRDRLAAVDVDGTEMLMDPETPERLATCRDDAAGLHLLPGFDEVVLGYADRTCTVPAEHADRIVPGGNGVFRPTVVTGGRAVGTWRWTGTGGRRTVTAEPFTAFPDGVADRVPALAAQLP
- a CDS encoding DUF2127 domain-containing protein, whose translation is MPGTTTDRLLRAALFLKGLDGAVELLAGLALLVVGPRELDGLPRWVVEHHLLGSPHGALAERFAAGEAALSGGDRTFAVLYLTLHGLVKLGLVVALLRQVLPAYPLAAGVLGVFCAYEVYRAVERDAWSMWAAAALDLAVVVLVLREYRRLRSRRRRAAGTAPRGGRPPRR
- a CDS encoding nitroreductase family deazaflavin-dependent oxidoreductase; this encodes MPVEGEYEPSPEQWVRDQVERYEATGGREANTLRDTGLPVVIFTTRGATTGKVRKQPLMRVEKDGVYAMVGSQGGAPRDPAWVANLRKHPDQVSVQDGPEPWDGVAREITGEEKAQWWERAVAAYPPYAEYQQRTDRVIPVFLVERKR